A single region of the candidate division KSB1 bacterium genome encodes:
- a CDS encoding histidine triad nucleotide-binding protein, whose amino-acid sequence MSSCIFCKIASGEIPSKKVLETDDIVAFHDVNPQAPKHLLVIPRRHIEKLADLNPTDIPLVGRLVVAAGEAARLAGMEADGYRLVINSGERAGQSVFHLHLHLLSGRDFQWPPG is encoded by the coding sequence ATGAGTTCCTGTATCTTCTGCAAAATCGCATCGGGCGAGATCCCATCCAAAAAGGTCTTGGAAACTGATGACATTGTCGCATTTCACGATGTCAATCCACAGGCCCCCAAGCATCTGCTGGTCATCCCCCGACGGCACATCGAAAAACTGGCGGACCTGAATCCGACGGACATTCCGCTGGTGGGACGACTGGTTGTCGCCGCCGGCGAAGCGGCTCGTCTCGCCGGGATGGAGGCCGACGGTTACAGACTTGTGATCAATAGCGGTGAGCGCGCCGGGCAAAGTGTGTTTCATCTCCACCTTCATCTACTCTCGGGACGGGACTTCCAGTGGCCGCCGGGATAG
- a CDS encoding PAS domain S-box protein, producing the protein MQARKPLVRLCVTGGVSGEAADSIRQLLPAAEFRLQILGSLAEAVAAAEQQHADLLLFSCGTATHEAIEAARRELPTVTLVGVAASHRTASEEVACAELVDAWLHLPIVSIDQARGLIRLTIERRDLLLENSLIRSEIERLSTSSQHLVDDKTREVLFAKERLTCLFQCVPAVMAAVTIEHKLAQAAAALCGPNFFRSARLYLDDVQKGMVTGEGGVPLVTLASIERYRDLRVLLGDQPSTTIAADTASGSGGQPVLIAPVRDHEGHLVGLAELGDGDEVSIPHPETLALIELFLTLTSQSIEQFRLERELEESEASYRSLIDNVGDVIFRTERDGKINFVSRQVIGMLGQHWRQVLGTNFFDHVRESDRSDVQVVLPYLLEGHSHVRDIGFLRQDGREMVAFVSLTPVTEHGAITGIMAVARDVTEKRRLERQIEDSEHRYRALLENANDAIVLIDPVSHRIVDANPQMLQLVGYSREELMRMTAFDIRPPSRQAEVQARIESVMSSGQGRFEDVPILRNDGEYVYVDTSASALELEGQRFYQAILRDVTAQRAMNDALNKRVIELQVLTEVSDALQSSVDLRSVMGIVLAGVTAGSGLGFNRAYILSFDESHAMLHGEAGVGPASAEDAWRIWSELNQKAMTLSEMFAQRVSGAAYDFEAQSQYARALRVDVSDEANPFSCAMRERDAVLVTRASDLADLPGEFLTQYQASEFAIVPLCTRDEVLGVLLVDNLFSLRPIEEEDLHRLKLFANSAASAFERGRLLVSLEKRLHELTLANQHLKESRDRLIKTERLSAIGEVAASVAHEIRNPLAAIGGFARSVYSSLGERDRNKQKVGIIIEETARLDEILRSILEFSRPSVPKFAEIDLNGLVLQTVHFMDAEIDDQLIQIHYELDPALPPAWADASQIRQVLLNIMRNSVQEMPGGGELRIRSEFVGTMLKLAVSDSGPGIPPERLEKIFDAFFTTKPSGSGLGLSICSQIVRNHNGRLEAFSNPGEGATFIMTLPAAGTGS; encoded by the coding sequence ATGCAAGCCAGAAAGCCGTTAGTGCGACTGTGCGTGACGGGCGGAGTCAGCGGCGAGGCTGCGGATTCTATTCGTCAACTGCTCCCTGCCGCCGAGTTCCGGCTGCAGATTCTCGGGTCGCTTGCTGAGGCGGTGGCAGCGGCTGAGCAGCAGCACGCGGATCTCTTGCTGTTCAGTTGCGGGACGGCCACGCACGAGGCGATTGAAGCCGCGCGGCGCGAACTGCCCACGGTAACCTTGGTGGGCGTCGCCGCTTCGCACCGTACGGCCAGCGAAGAAGTGGCATGCGCGGAACTTGTGGACGCGTGGCTGCACTTACCGATCGTCTCGATCGACCAGGCGCGAGGCTTGATTCGGCTGACGATAGAGCGGCGCGACCTGCTGCTGGAAAACTCGCTGATCCGCTCTGAGATCGAACGGCTGAGCACTTCCTCGCAACACCTCGTTGATGACAAGACACGGGAGGTCTTGTTTGCCAAAGAGCGGCTGACCTGCCTGTTTCAATGTGTGCCCGCCGTGATGGCGGCCGTGACGATCGAACACAAGCTCGCGCAGGCCGCCGCGGCACTTTGCGGGCCCAACTTCTTCCGGTCGGCGCGGCTATACCTCGATGATGTGCAGAAGGGCATGGTGACCGGCGAGGGAGGTGTGCCGCTGGTCACGCTCGCGTCAATCGAGCGCTATCGGGATCTACGCGTGTTGCTCGGTGACCAACCTTCCACGACGATTGCGGCCGATACGGCCAGCGGTTCCGGCGGGCAGCCGGTCCTGATCGCCCCCGTGCGCGATCACGAAGGCCACTTGGTCGGCCTGGCCGAGCTGGGAGATGGCGACGAAGTCAGTATTCCGCATCCGGAAACGCTGGCGCTGATCGAGTTGTTTCTCACGTTGACGTCGCAATCCATTGAACAATTCCGATTGGAACGCGAGCTCGAGGAGAGCGAAGCATCCTACCGTTCCCTGATCGACAATGTCGGCGACGTCATCTTCCGCACTGAACGCGACGGCAAGATCAATTTTGTCAGCCGGCAGGTGATCGGGATGCTGGGTCAACACTGGCGTCAAGTGTTGGGGACGAACTTCTTCGATCACGTGCGCGAGTCTGACCGGTCGGATGTGCAGGTCGTGCTGCCGTACTTGCTGGAAGGGCACAGTCATGTGCGCGATATCGGGTTTCTGCGGCAGGACGGCCGCGAAATGGTCGCCTTTGTCTCGCTAACACCCGTTACCGAGCACGGGGCGATCACCGGTATCATGGCGGTGGCTCGCGACGTTACGGAGAAGCGCCGACTGGAACGGCAGATCGAGGACTCCGAGCACCGCTATCGGGCGCTGCTCGAGAACGCCAATGACGCCATCGTCTTGATCGACCCGGTATCCCACCGCATCGTGGACGCGAATCCCCAGATGTTGCAGCTCGTCGGCTATTCCCGCGAGGAGTTGATGCGCATGACCGCCTTCGACATCCGGCCGCCCTCGCGACAAGCGGAAGTCCAGGCGCGCATCGAGTCCGTGATGAGCAGCGGGCAGGGCCGGTTTGAAGACGTGCCGATCTTGCGCAATGACGGCGAATACGTTTACGTCGATACGTCGGCCAGCGCGCTCGAACTGGAAGGACAGCGTTTCTACCAGGCGATTCTGCGGGACGTGACCGCGCAGCGAGCCATGAACGATGCGCTCAACAAGCGGGTGATCGAGTTGCAGGTCCTGACAGAAGTCAGCGACGCGCTCCAATCATCGGTCGATCTACGGAGCGTGATGGGCATCGTGCTCGCCGGTGTGACCGCGGGGTCCGGGCTCGGCTTCAACCGCGCCTACATTCTGAGTTTCGATGAGTCCCATGCGATGCTGCACGGAGAAGCCGGAGTCGGTCCGGCCAGCGCCGAGGACGCGTGGCGAATCTGGTCCGAGCTGAACCAAAAGGCGATGACGCTGAGCGAGATGTTCGCGCAGCGAGTCAGCGGTGCGGCCTACGATTTCGAAGCGCAGTCGCAGTACGCGCGCGCGCTGCGCGTTGATGTGAGCGACGAGGCCAATCCGTTTTCGTGCGCAATGCGCGAACGGGACGCGGTGTTGGTCACCCGCGCCAGCGATCTGGCGGACCTGCCCGGCGAGTTCCTGACGCAGTATCAGGCAAGCGAGTTTGCCATCGTTCCGCTCTGCACGCGTGACGAAGTGCTGGGGGTGCTGCTTGTTGATAATTTGTTCAGCTTGCGGCCGATTGAAGAGGAGGACTTGCACAGGCTTAAACTGTTCGCAAATAGCGCGGCCTCGGCCTTTGAACGCGGCCGATTGCTCGTTAGCCTGGAGAAGCGCTTGCATGAGCTGACTCTGGCGAACCAGCACTTGAAAGAGAGCCGCGATCGCCTGATTAAGACCGAGCGATTGTCCGCGATCGGCGAGGTCGCCGCGTCCGTTGCCCACGAGATTCGTAACCCGCTTGCGGCAATCGGCGGCTTTGCACGAAGCGTTTACTCCTCGCTCGGCGAACGGGATCGAAACAAACAGAAGGTCGGGATCATCATCGAGGAGACTGCACGGCTTGACGAAATTCTTCGTTCTATACTTGAATTCTCTCGCCCAAGCGTCCCGAAATTCGCCGAGATAGACCTGAACGGCCTCGTGCTGCAGACGGTGCATTTCATGGACGCAGAGATCGATGATCAGCTGATCCAAATCCACTATGAACTGGATCCCGCGCTGCCGCCGGCCTGGGCCGATGCCAGCCAGATCCGCCAGGTGCTGCTCAATATCATGCGAAACTCGGTGCAGGAAATGCCCGGAGGGGGTGAGCTCAGAATCCGATCCGAGTTTGTGGGAACGATGCTGAAACTGGCCGTGTCCGACTCCGGCCCGGGGATTCCGCCT